The following proteins are co-located in the Cryptococcus neoformans var. grubii H99 chromosome 1, complete sequence genome:
- a CDS encoding chlorophyll synthesis pathway protein BchC — protein MSTELNPDNTSFVLHGVEDVKFDQRPVPEIHNDQVLIKVVKTGICGSDVHYLQHGRIGSFVLEEPMCLGHESAGVVVKLGPNVREDLGVKVGTRVAMEPGVCCRSCANCKAGLYELCPYMSFAATPPTIFGTLCRYYVLPADLVHPLPESVSFEDGAMMEPLSVGVHSVATLGGCKSDQTVIVFGAGPVGLLCMAVARALGARRVIAVDINKERLEFAKSYAATDICIPGSKMDGEDGEAYTARVAGELRQELGIPERGKGAIDLAIEASGAPTCVQIGLAVLKPAGTYVQVGMGAKMTVPVPLFYIISKQLRVVGSFRYGSGDYPLAISLVERGLINLKPLVTQRFKFEDAKEAFETTKVGKDKNGKGVIKCIIDGPE, from the exons ATGTCTACCGAACTCAACCCAGACAACACCAGTTTTGTCCTCCACGGCGTCGAAGACGTCAAGTTCGACCAG CGTCCCGTCCCGGAGATCCACAATGACCAAGTCCTCATCAAGGTCGTCAAGACAGGTATCTGCGGCTCTGATGTGCACTACCTTCAGCATGGCCGTATCGGCTCTTTTGTCCTCGAGGAGCCCATGTGTTTGGGTCACGAGTCAGCTGGCGTCGTTGTCAAGCTCGGTCCTAATGTGAGAGAGGATCTAGGTGTCAAAGTTGGCACCAGAGTGGCTATGGAGCCCGGTGTTTGCTGTAGGTCTTGTGCCAACTGTAAAGCTGGCTTGTACGAG CTCTGTCCTTACATGAGCTTTGCCGCTACGCCCCCTACCATCTTTGGTACTCTTTGCCGATACTATGTACTCCCCGCCGACCTTGTCCACCCTCTTCCCGAATCTGTTTCTTTTGAAGATGGTGCTATGATGGAACCTCTCTCCGTCGGTGTCCACTCTGTGGCCACCTTGGGAGGTTGTAAGTCTGACCAAACAGTCATTGTCTTTGGTGCCGGACCTGTTGGGCTGTTGTGCATGGCTGTTGCCAGGGCCCTGGGAGCGAGGAGGGTTATTGCTGTGGATATCAACAAGGAAAGACTGGAATTCGCCAAGAGCTACGCTGCCACTGATATTTGTATCCCT GGTTCTAAAATGGACGGCGAAGACGGAGAAGCGTACACAGCCCGGGTAGCTGGTGAACTTCGTCAGGAGCTCGGCATTCCTGAGCGAGGAAAGGGTGCCATCGATCTTGCCATCGAAGCGTCCGGTGCGCCTACTTGTGTTCAAATCGGTTTGGCCGTGTTAAAACCTGC CGGCACTTATGTGCAAGTCGGTATGGGCGCCAAGATGACCGTCCCCGTTCCCCTCTTCTACATCATCTCCAAGCAACTCCGCGTTGTCGGTTCCTTCCGATATGGTTCTGGTGACTACCCTTTGGCTATCTCACTCGTTGAGAGGGGATTGATCAACTTGAAACCGCTGGTCACTCAGAGATTCAAGTTTGAAGATGCCAAAGAGGCGTTTGAGACCACAAAGGTTGGAAAGGACAAGAATGGGAAGGGTGTGATCAAGTGTATCATCGATGGACCGGAGTAA
- a CDS encoding small subunit ribosomal protein S3 — MSASQIISKRRKFVADGVFQAELNDFFTRELAEEGYAGCEVRVTHARTEIIIRATHTQEVLGDKGRRIRELKALIEKRFKFPENALELYAEKVQYRGLSATAQAESLRYKLLGGLAMRRACYGVLRFVMESGAKGCEVVVSGKLRAARAKSMKFTEGFMVHSGQPARDFIDYAVRHVLLRQGVLGIKVKIMKPSDPAGRQGPAKNLPDDVQITEPKAEGVIEIRSDHKNPPVQAIPPAAAPAPEAQAAEAQY, encoded by the exons ATGTCTGCTTCTCAAATCATTAGCAAGCGCAGAAAGTTCGTCGCCGACGGTGTTTTCCAGGCCGAGCTCAACGACTTCTTCACCCGAGAGCTCGCTGAGGAGGGTTACGCCGGCTGTGAGGTCCGTGTTACCCACGCCCGTACCGAGATCATCATCAGGGCTACCCACACCCAGGAAGTCCTCGGTGACAAGGGTCGACGAATTAGGGAGCTCAAGGCTTTGATCGAGAAGAGGTTCAAGTTCCCCGAGAATGCTCTCGAGCTCTACGCTGAGAAGGTCCAGTACCGAGGTCTCTCCGCCACTGCTCAGGCCGAGTCCCTCAGGTACAAGCTCCTCGGTGGTCTTGCTATGCGACG AGCCTGTTACGGTGTCCTCCGATTCGTCATGGAGTCTGGCGCCAAGGGTTGTGAGGTTGTCGTTTCCGGCAAGCTCCGTGCTGCTCGTGCCAAGTCTATGAAGTTCACTGAGGGCTTCATGGTCCACTCTGGTCAGCCCGCTCGTGACTTCATTGACTACGCCGTCCGACACGTCCTCCTCCGACAGGGTGTGCTCGGTATCAAGGTCAAGAT CATGAAGCCTTCCGACCCCGCCGGTCGACAGGGCCCCGCCAAGAACCTCCCCGACGATGTCCAGATCACCGA GCCCAAGGCCGAGGGTGTCATCGAGATCCGATCCGACCACAAGAACCCCCCTGTCCAGGCTATCCCCCCTGCCGCCGCTCCCGCTCCCGAGGCTCAGGCTGCCGAGGCTCAGTACTAG
- a CDS encoding delta14-sterol reductase, with protein sequence MDAQEESTTTVITATAHLDLPAHPHIKTYQELNPRSKPTEFFGPCGTGAITLFAPLFAYIFFFACNDAVGCTPTSVQGWKDAFALVGNYPSSAGKLWDWKAAGVYLGWYAFCMICEVVLPGQKVQGNLLRDGRRKTYRMNGLYTFLLALGLLTGVLVQPRGIQAFTWLHDHFVPLMSASLAMATFQAVWVYVWSFFSGELLALGGNSGNVVYDFFIGRPLNPTIPGFSSFDIKTFNEVRPGMILWLLLNISCACEQYVRVGKLTDSMWIVLVFEGWYVLDCLLQEHTILNQMDITTDGFGFMLAFGDLTWVPFTYGLQARFLASNPVELGPVATALIVGVEIAGMYIFRVANNEKADFRAGKNPKNLEYMQTERGTKLLTSGWWGRSQHPNYFGDWLIALGWCLPTGFNTPLTYFYLVYFVILLLHRQKRDEEACKLKYGKDWDRYCEKVPYKIIPYVY encoded by the exons ATGGACGCCCAGGAAGAATCCACGACGACAGTCATAACAGCAACGGCCCACCTCGACCTCCCCGCACACCCGCACATCAAGACCTACCAGGAGCTCAACCCACGCTCAAAGCCCACAGAGTTCTTCGGCCCATGCGGCACAGGCGCAATCACCCTCTTCGCGCCTCTTTTCGCCtacattttcttcttcgcctgtAACGATGCCGTTGGATGCACACCAACTAGTGTCCAGGGGTGGAAAGATGCCTTTGCACTGGTAGGCAACTACCCGAGCTCCGCGGGTAAGTTGTGGGACTGGAAAGCTGCGGGCGTGTATCTCGGCTGGTATGCGTTCTGTATGATCTGTGAAGTTGTCCTGCCCGGGCAGAAAGTCCAAGGTAACCTGCTGAGAGATGGTCGACGAAAGACCTACAGAATGAACG GTCTTTACACTTTTCTCCTCGCCCTTGGTCTTCTTACCGGTGTCTTGGTCCAGCCCAGGGGTATCCAAGCTTTCACTTGGCTTCATGACCACTTTGTACCCCTCATGTCCGCCAGTTTGGCCATGGCCACTTTCCAAGCCGTCTGGGTCTATGTATGGAGCTTTTTCTCTGGTGAGCTCTTGGCTCTCGGCGGGAACTCTGGTAATGTCGTTTACGAC TTCTTTATCGGCCGACCTCTCAACCCTACCATCCCCGGattttcctctttcgacATCAAGACATTCAATGAAGTTCGACCCGGCATGATCCTCTGGCTGTTACTCAACATTTCTTGCGCCTGCGAGCAATACGTCAGGGTCGGAAAGCTGACTGATAGTATGTGGATCGTCCTCGTCTTTGAGGGCTGGTACGTCCTCGACTGTCTGTTGCAAGAG CACACAATCCTCAACCAGATGGACATTACGACCGACGGCTTCGGCTTTATGCTCGCCTTTGGCGACCTCACCTGGGTCCCTTTTACCTATGGCCTTCAAGCGCGATTCTTGGCTTCCAACCCCGTGGAGCTGGGTCCCGTGGCGACAGCGTTGATTGTCGGTGTCGAGATCGCGGGGATGTACATCTTTAGAGTAGCTAATAATGAAAAGGCCGATTTCAGGGCTGGAAAGAATCCCAAGA ATCTGGAATACATGCAGACGGAGAGAGGTACCAAGCTTTTGACTTCTGGCTGGTGGGGCCGATCTCAGCACCCC AATTACTTTGGCGACTGGCTCATTGC TCTCGGATGGTGTCTCCCCACCGGCTTCAACACCCCTCTCACATACTTTTACCTCGTCTACTTTGttattcttcttttgcacAGGCAAaagagggatgaagaggccTGTAAACTCAAGTATGGCAAAGACTGGGACCGT TATTGCGAAAAAGTGCCCTACAAGATTATCCCTTACGTC TATTAA
- a CDS encoding glycerol-3-phosphate dehydrogenase (NAD()), whose amino-acid sequence MGKEKVAVVGSGNWGSAISRLAGMNTKKHSDVFDDSRVSVWVYEEEFEGKKLTEIINSEHENRKYLPGVKFEDNVVAIPDLKEAVKDATALVFVTPHQFLGKVLDTLEGNVRKDAKAITLIKGIDVHGDDIHIFADLIEQRLGIPCSALSGANIANEVARDTFSETTIGYRNKEDGELWLKLFQTPKFKVQLIDDVAGVSLCGALKNIVAVAAGFIDGLGYGSNSKAAIMRIGLIEMKHFCQEFFVDVKEESFLQESAGVSDVITSCLSGRNYKVAAAFVGANKSFDQLEAEMLNGQKLQGIHTAKDVHNFLNAKNRSRAYPLFDKVYQIAWEGVPVEKLTEGL is encoded by the exons AtgggcaaggaaaaggttgcTGTTGTCGGCTCTGGTAACTG GGGTTCCGCTATCTCTCGACTTGCCGGCATGAACACTAAAAAGCACTCCGACGTCTTTGACGACTCCCGCGTCTCCGTCTGGGTgtatgaggaagag TTTGAGGGCAAGAAGCTTACTGAGATTATCAATTCTGAGCACGAAAACAGAAAGTACCTCCCCGGTGTTAAGTTCGAGGACAATGTTGTAGCCATCCCCGACTTGAAAGAGGCCGTCAAGGACGCAACAGCTTTGGTATTTGTCACCCCTCACCAGT TCCTCGGAAAGGTTTTAGACACTTTGGAGGGTAACGTCCGGAAGGATGCCAAGGCTATCACTCTTATCAAG GGTATCGATGTTCACGGCGATGATATTCACATCTTCGCTGACCTTATCGAGCAACGTCTTGGTATCCCCTGCTCTGCCTTGAGTGGAGCCAACATTGCCAATGAAGTCGCCAGGGATACTTTCTCAGAGACTACTATCGGTTACCGAaacaaggaggatggagagctGTGGCTGAAGCTTTTCC AAACTCCCAAGTTCAAGGTTCAGCTCATTGACGAT GTCGCTGGTGTCAGTCTTTGCGGTGCTCTCAAGAACATTGTTGCTGTCGCAGCTGGCTTTATCGACGGTCTCGGCTACGGTAGTAACTCCAAGG CGGCCATTATGCGTATCGGTCTTATCGAGATGAAGCACTTTTGCCAAGAATTCTTTGTAGACGTCAAGGAGGAGAGCTTCTTGCAGGAGAGTGCGGGTGTCAGTGATGTGATTACTTCGTGTCTTTCTGGAAGGAACTACAAGGTCGCGGCTGCTTTTGTAGGAGCCAACAAA TCATTTGATCAACTCGAGGCAGAGATGTTGAACGGACAAA AGCTCCAAGGTATCCACACT GCCAAGGACGTGCACAACTTCCTCAACGCCAAGAACCGATCTCGGGCTTACCCCTTGTTCGACAAGGTCTACCAGATTGCCTGGGAAGGTGTCCCCGTTGAGAAACTGACCGAGGGGCTTTAA
- a CDS encoding alpha-amylase: MRSQLSLSLLFSSLVAISVVRAASADEWKGKSIYQLFTDRFAPVSDTAPARSSPIPDECDPIDQTWCGGTWLSIIDKLDYISDMGFDAIWISPVSQNTDRDTPYHYAYHGYWVNDPRALNPRFGTADDLKALSKALHDRGMYLMVDIVVNNIPGTTVNDSFSTSDLVADGSIWTDPSEFHPQCWIDYSNQTSVENCWLGDDKLPLMDVNTENKAVISTLQAWISNLTAEYMIDGLRIDAAKHVPGEFWTGFCGAAGVFCIGEVFTDDIGFAAKYQTQNWMDSVLGYPLYYGIVDGFGTPNGNMSRFVDIATQVLGTFPNPGLIGNFLENHDLPRWRNTTADSQLAYNAMVVQFIFEGLPVVYYGQEQDFASGAGDPYNRQALWTSEYANTTSYNHIKRLNEIRHAVISNNTLFDGKNFLDSQTKIVASTDYDVAFRKGPLLVVLTNRGSPSQNVGFGVPTGGWPSQSSVVDLLSCKQFTVGSGGAILVSYSASGYGGMPYIFAAQSDASALGICGDAGMSTYVSPDTTSAAFQALAPSTGLGSALSLPAVVAGAVGLMSIL, from the exons ATGAGATCGCAGTTGTCATTGTCATTattgttctcttccctcgtGGCGATCAGCGTCGTAAGGGCAGCTTCTGCCGACGAGTGGAAAGGCAAATCCATTTACCA ACTTTTCACCGATCGATTCGCTCCAGTTTCCGACACTGCACCCGCTCGGTCCTCGCCGATACCGGATGAATGTGATCCCATCGACCAAAC ATGGTGTGGTGGAACATGGCTGTCTATCATTGACAAGCTTGATTATATTTCTGACATGGGTTTTGATGCTATTTGGATTTCTCCCGTCAGCC AAAACACCGACCGTGACACCCCGTATCACTATGCTTACCACGGTTATTGGGTCAATGATCCTCGTGCTCTCAACCCTCGTTTCGGCACCGCGGACGACCTCAAGGCGCTCAGTAAAGCTCTTCACGATAGGGGGATGTACTTGATGGTCGACATTGTCGTCAACAACATCCCTGGAACCACCGTTAACGATTCTTTCAGTACCTCTGATCTTGTTGCTGACGGTTCTATTTGGACCGATCCCTCAGAATTCCACCCTCAATGTTGGATCGATTACAGCAATCAGACATCAGTAGAAAACTGTTGGCTGGGTGACGACAAGTTGCCTTTGATGGACGTTAACACTGAGAACAAGGCTGTCATCTCAACATTGCAAGCTTGGATTTCCAACCTGACTGCTGAATACATGATTGACGGTTTGCGTATCGATGCTGCCAAGCACGTCCCGGGAGAGTTCTGGACAGGATTCTGTGGTGCGGCTGGTGTTTTCTGCATCGGCGAAGTCTTCACAGACGACATTGG TTTTGCTGCCAAGTATCAAACCCAGAATTGGATGGATTCCGTCCTTGGCTACCCTCTCTACTACGGTATTGTTGATGGATTCGGTACTCCAAACGGCAACATGTCCAGATTCGTCGACATTGCTACTCAGGTTTTGGGCACTTTCCCTAACCCAGGCCTCATCGGTAACTTTCTAGAGAACCATGATCTTCCTCGATGGCGAAACACTACTGCCGACTCTCAGTTGGCTTACAACGCGATGGTTGTTCAGTTCATCTTTGAAGGTTTGCCGGTAGTGTACTATGGCCAGGAACAAGACTTTGCTAGCGGTGCCGGCGATCCTTACAACCGACAAGCGCTTTGGACTTCGGAGTATGCCAACACGACTAGTTACAACCACATCAAGAGGTTGAATGAGATCCGACACGCTGTGATCTCCAACAACACCTTGTTTGACGGAAAGAACTTTTTGGACTCTCAGACCAAGATCGTAGCTTCGACCGACTATGACGTTGCGTTCAGGAAGGGACCTTTGCTTGTTGTCTTGACCAAT CGAGGAAGCCCGAGTCAAAACGTCGGGTTTGGCGTGCCCACCGGCGGCTGGCCTTCCCAGTCCAGTGTCGTTGA CCTCCTTTCTTGCAAGCAATTCACTGTTGGATCTGGTGGTGCCATTCTCGTCTCTTACTCTGCTTCTGGCTATGGAGGTATGCCATAT ATCTTTGCCGCTCAGAGCGATGCTTCGGCATTGGGGATTTGCGGTGATGCTGGCATGTCAACCTATGTGTCACCTGACACCACTTCGGCTGCTTTCCAAGCGTTGGCGCCCTCAACCGGTCTCGGATCAGCTCTCAGCTTGCCAGCAGTCGTCGCTGGTGCAGTGGGACTGATGTCCATACTATAA